The sequence below is a genomic window from Chloroflexota bacterium.
ATGGCACGCGGCGCGCCCGGCGAGGTATACAACATCGGCAGCGAGTACGCCGTCTCGATCCAACACATCGTCGAGTTGTTGCTCGCGCAGAGCCGCGTACCGATTCGCATCGAGCAAGACCCGACGCGCTTGCGTCCCTCGGACACACCGTTGATGTTCTGCAGCGCCGCGAAATTCCGCGCGCAAACCGGTTGGCACGCGATCGTTCCGCTCGACCAGAGTCTGCGCGATATTCTAGATTACTGGAGAGAACAAGTAAACAAACAATGAAAAAGAAAGCAATGATTACCGGCATCACGGGGCAGGATGGTTCATATCTTGCCGAGTTTCTACTGGAACAAGGATACGAGGTCATCGGCATGGTGCGCCGCACCTCGACGATCAACTTTGAACGCATTCAACACATCCAAGATAAAGTTTGCATCGTGCAAGGCGACTTGCTCGACCAGGTTTCGTTGATTGACATCGTGCGCGAGCATCGCCCCACCGAAGTGTACAACCTCGCCGCGCAATCGTTCATCCCCACCTCGTTCAAGCAACCAGTACTCACCGGCGAATTCACCGCGCTCGGCGTCACGCGTATGCTCGAAGCGATTCGCCTCGTCAATCCGGAAATTCGTTTCTACCAAGCGTCGTCCTCCGAAATGTTTGGCAAGGTCGTTGAGATTCCGCAACGCGAGACCACGCCGTTTCATCCGCGCAGTCCGTACGGCGTCGCCAAAGTGTACGGTCACTGGATCACCGTCAATTACCGCGAATCGTACAATCTCTTCGCGGTGTCGGGCATCCTGTTCAATCACGAATCGCCGCGCCGCGGTTTGGAATTCGTCACGCACAAGGTCACGTACAACGCCGCGAAAATCGCGCTGGGGTTGGCGGATAAATTGCCGATGGGCAATTTGGACTCGCAACGCGATTGGGGCTATGCGCCCGATTACGTGCGAATGATGAACTTGATGCTCCAACAAGATCACCCCGAAGATTTCGTGATCGCAACCGGTCGCACGCACTCGATCAAACGCCTGTGCGAGGTCGCGTTCGCGTGCATGGACTTAGATTGGCAACGTTACGTGTACGTGGACGAAGCGTTCCTGCGCCCCGCCGATGTGGACTTGCTCATCGGCGATCCGAACAAAGCCAAACAAAAACTAGGTTGGGAACCGCACGTGACCTTCGAGCAAATGATCGAAAAGATGGTCGAAGCGGATCTCGCCGCGTTGAAGAAACAACACAATTTGTAAATGGAAAAACTTTTTGGCACGGACGGCATTCGCGGCATCGCGAATCAATTTCCGTTGACGCCGGAATTCGTCACGCGCATCGGCAGCGCGATCGGTCAGGTGATCGGTCGCGGCGCAACGCGTCCGCGCGCGCTGCTCGGACGCGACACGCGGATTTCCGGCGCGATGATCGAACACGCGCTTGCCGCGGGCTTGATGGCGCAGGGCTTCGACACGCTGCATGTCGGCGTGCTCGCCACCCCCGGCATCGCGTATCTCACGCGCGCGCTCGGCGCGCGGTGCGGTATTTCGATTTCCGCGTCGCACAATCCGTTTCAGGACAACGGCATCAAGGTGTTCGGCGCGGACGGTTTCAAAATTCCGGACGCGCGCGA
It includes:
- the gmd gene encoding GDP-mannose 4,6-dehydratase; this translates as MKKKAMITGITGQDGSYLAEFLLEQGYEVIGMVRRTSTINFERIQHIQDKVCIVQGDLLDQVSLIDIVREHRPTEVYNLAAQSFIPTSFKQPVLTGEFTALGVTRMLEAIRLVNPEIRFYQASSSEMFGKVVEIPQRETTPFHPRSPYGVAKVYGHWITVNYRESYNLFAVSGILFNHESPRRGLEFVTHKVTYNAAKIALGLADKLPMGNLDSQRDWGYAPDYVRMMNLMLQQDHPEDFVIATGRTHSIKRLCEVAFACMDLDWQRYVYVDEAFLRPADVDLLIGDPNKAKQKLGWEPHVTFEQMIEKMVEADLAALKKQHNL